The segment GCAAAATTTCCCGCGCAACAAGAGAAACCGGAGATTTTGCTTTTAATGGAATTTTTGATTTTCCGGCATTTATGGTTACGCTCAGGCCTTTTTCATTCATCCCGCTTACCACTCCTATCATTCCGCCCCAGGTGTACATCATAAATTTGTGGCCTTGTTCAGGATTTACAAAAGCAGCAATCTTTTCTTCTGCAAATTCATCGCTCACATATAAGTCAAAATTCCGTCCCAACAGAAGCTTTCCGTCACTTGTTTTTTGATCCCAGGCAGCAAAAGACGTGCAACCCACGAGCATAAGGTCCTGTAATGCGTGGCCTATATCGTGAGCCCCGTGCAAATAAAGAGACCGAACGTACGGTGGAGCAAATGAATCATACTTGTGTTGAGCAAAACGTGAAACCCCATAAATTTCCTTTTTATATTCTTCCGGTACGTGTAAATACATTTCGCGGTTAAACCAGGCAACTACTTTACTAAGGAAATTTTGATATCCCCCCGCGGGAACAAGGCTCTCGATCTTTTCCATGATCGCTACTTCCTGCTTATACATTAATTCCCGGGTAAGACTGCCGTTTACCAATCCACGTTCCAGGGCATCTCCTTCAATGTAAAGTTCCCAAATTCCGTACTTGTTTTTAAGAAGAGTATTTTTCCCTATACTGTATAGGCTGTCATTGTGTTTTGTGCGAAGTGTATCAATAGTTTCAATTCCGGAGATATCCGGTCGGTCCTCCATTGATTTTCTGACTCCACAGGAATTGAGGAGGATTAAAAAAATGACAGATATGTAGAAACAACTTCTTTTCAAAATAAACCCTATTCAACTTTCTTCAGCATTACAACCTCATTCTGTCTGTAAGCAATTTCAAAGTTATAATCTAAGATCCACCTATAAGAATAATCGGGATCCAGAATTACTATTTTTTTTAATGTGGATCCCAGCAGTCTTTTTAGATCAATACCTTCAGGTTCCTTAGAAGTATCAGATAGAATGACAGTATTAAAATCCTTCAGATTTTCAGGCATAGAGCTAAGTGAAACTCAGATTATTTGATGTATTTCTGAAAGTATTTTCTGCTACTTCACTTTTTTCAGGGTCGGGTTCATAGCCTGTTATTCCGGTAGCTCCACTTTTGTAAGAAAGAAAAACAGGAAGAACTCCATAACCGGAGTGAATATGTAATACCTGATCCTTTTCATCCAGAAATTCTGCTATTTTTAGATATCGCTCCTTATCAGTTTCGAATTCTCTCTTTACCTCGTCAAACGCTTTTTTATACCTGTAATTATCGTAAACCTCCTTTTTAAAATAGAGCTGATTTTCATTTCCAATAAACTTCGATCTATAATAGAGGCTGCTTAAACTAAAAGGGGGTCTTCCCTCTTTTTTTCTCTTTACGAAGAGCCTGTCAAAAATAAAGCCCTGTATAACAAAGGCCACAGATACTGCGGCTAAAATGCCTATTATTGAAACAACAGAAATGGACCGCAGTACCGGGTGTTTTGCGAAGAACAAAGCGCCAATCCCCAGAAGGGTTGTAATAACCGATAGTAAGATTGAGGTCCTATAGGTATTGAGAACTTTGGTTGAGGATTCGTACTCCTTCAAAAAAGCATTGGTGATAAAAATACTGTAATCCAGTCCCAGGCCAAAAATGAAGGTGGAAATAATAATATTCAGGATATTAAAATCAATTTTTAAAATTGCCATTAATCCCAGGGCAATTACCCAGGTTACACCAATTGGAATTAAAGTGAGTAAAGTCAACTCAATAGACCTGTAAAAGAATAGTAACATCAGGAATACTGCCAGTAAGGAATAGCCAATCAATCTGTTGAAATCATTCTTCAGGTTTCCAAGGAAAGTTTCGTTAAGTTGCTTTCGGTCAATGACAACTGTATTATCCCTTCCATCAAACCTGTCGATCACCTGTTGAAGATTTTCCGGCTCAACATTAATGGAGGTTGTAACCGTGGCAAAATTTTCTCCGGAAGAAATGAAATCATCAAGGTATAAAATTGAAATATTCCTGTAATCGTCCAGATAAAGCGTTTCAAAATTTTCTGAAAGCAGATTATAAAAACTATCAAAACTCTCAGCACGAAAGCCGAAGCTGTCCGATTCCCGGACCAAATTCTTCCGTACCTGCTGTTCTGTAGGTTCTGTCCAGAATTCATTCCATCTGGTAATCCTCTCCAGTTGCGTTCTGGTAGAGAGCACCACCCCTCCTATACTACTGAAATTGGATATTTCCCCCTCCTCCTCCAATTCCTGAAGCTCCCCGTATAGTTCGTTATTGTTTTCGAGGGCTTCATCAATAGAGTTTCCGTAGGATACGAGATAAATTGATTTGGCAGCTCTCCCGGCAATTTGTTGAACCTTCTGCTCCTTAATTTTTATCTCTTCCGGCTCATAATTTAGTTCTGCCAGGTCTGAATTAAAATTAACCGATGTGAAAGTGAACAGGCCAATCACAAACATCAATGAGATTATAATGACCAATGGATTATTCTTATGGAAGCTAAAGGAGGAAATTTTGTCGATGAAAGTTGGCTTCTCCCGAATTGTCTCGGGGATCTTGTAAAGCAAAGGGATCAGGATCAGTGCAAAGATTGAAGATACCACTACACTTATCGCTGCAAAGATTCCCAGGTCATTTAAGGCTTCACTTCTTACAAATAACAGACATAGGAACGCAATAGCAGTTGTAAAGCTGCTCATTAAAACCGGACCCGTCACCTCGCGATATAGTTTTCCCACATTCCTGTTACTTTTGAAGTGAGTAAGGATGTGCAAAGAATAATCTATACTTATACCTAAAAGAATGGCCCCTATTCCAAGGGAAATTGCAGATACAGTATCTTTAATAAGGTATAAAGCAGCTACAGCTGTAAGTCCTCCAATGACGACCGGGAGAAATAAAACAAGAGGCACGTAGAGCCTTCTGTAGTAAAAAATCAAAATGAATAGCAGAATACAAGCGGCTATACCAATGGTTAATTGTATATCCTTTTTAATTTGTCTCGCGTTGGCTATGGAGTAAAGAACTCCACCAAAATAATCTCCTTCTACCTTTGCGAATTCCTGATTAAGGTTTTGCTGAATTTGGTCCAGCTTCCTGATAAAAAGTGCATTTTCTTCGGTCTCAGAAGCGGGTAAGGCTGTAGAAAGAAACAGGAGTACGTGCCTGTGATCTTTGGTGATCAGGAAGTTGTTGTACAATTCAAAATCTTCATCTACCTGTAATTCCTGAAGCTTTTGTAGTCCGAGGCTGGTAATGGATAGAGGATCTTTAAAAATAAAATCCTTGGTAACCAATCCCGTGGGTGAGATGAGAGTTTTATAATTTTCCTCAAGTAGGTTTTTGATACTGTCCCGGGGAAGTCTTTCTTCTATTTCAGAATAATCATCTTCATTTAGAAAAAGAGGGAGGTTGTTGTAAACGAAATTGTAGATTTCCCTGATGCCTTCCTCCGGTACTTTACCCTGAACATCTTCTACATATTCCGGCAGTTGAAGTTCAAGGGAATCTAAAAACTGTTGCGCATATAATGTTACCTCTTCGGGATCGGGTTCTTCAGAAGTTGAAGAAACAGTAATAATTAGTTTATCTGAAAATTCTGTTTGATCCAGCACCTTCCGCAGTACATCCTGCCTTTCTCCGGAAGGAATCAGGCTGGCAATATCTTCCTCCAGATTGATCTTTAAGGCAAGAAAAACTATGGCGCCAATAAAACATAATAGTGCGACAACTGCAAGTAATTTGTGTCGTAATAAGAAGTTGTGAATCTGAAACATTTAAGGTTTCACCACCTGCTTTTGGTTAGATACCGAAAATAAGAAATAAAAGACAATCCAAAGAAGGAATGCGACTATTCCTGCAAGAACAAAACTGCCCAGCAGGTATTGGCCCAGGCCGCTGAAAACCTCTGCACTGGAATCAAAATCGCTAAGTCGGAGTTCCCAGGCAAAACCTTTACCCTTTATTAAGGAGCCTAATTGATATCCTGCATATACTATAATAGGAATTAAAGGTGGAATGCTGATATTGGAGAATAGAAATGCCGTAACCTTGTTAAGTTTAAAAGCGGCGGCCAGCAAAAATACCAGCAAGGTGTGTAAACCCCAAAAAGGCGACATCCCCACAAAAACTCCCAAAGCAACAGCAGCTGCTTTCTTATGTGCTAGCTCCTGGCTCTTAATGATATCTTCTCTCCAGAATCTTTTAAATCCTTTTTCCCTGAATTCTCTGTATTTATTACGGGGATGGATATAAAAGAAACTCACCAGTACAAACCACATATAAAGCAGCACGATCCTCGTAACATCCCAGAAAGGCCTGAAGTGAGTCACGCGATTATCTTCATAGAATACTTTAATTGGAACGTTTTTCACATCCACTCCCCTCCAGGCAGCTTTTACAATGATCTCGATCTCGTATTCAAATTTATTAGTGTAAAGCTTTATTGGGTTTACAATTTTAAGAGGATAAAGCCTGTATCCACTTTGGGTGTCCCTTAAATTAATTCCGGTTACCACTAGATACCAAAAGTTAGAAAATTTATTTCCTGTTGTGCTTTTTCCGGGAATTCCGTCCCTGCCCATATTTCGGTCACCGACCAATAAAATCTCTTTATCTCCTTCTTTTGATTCCAGTTCGCTAAGAAAAATGTCCAGATCATCGGGATAATGCTGCCCGTCAGAATCTATAGTGATGGCATACGCGTAGCCCAGATCTTCAGCTTTTTTAAATCCATAATTTAAGGCCGCACCTTTCCCCCTGTTTTGATCGTATTCATAAATATTTAGGTCAGAAAAATTTTTTAAGATGTTATGGGTGCTGTCTGTGGAGCCATCATTAACTACGATGATGTTGCTGGTATACAACATAAGGTCCCGGAGAACACTCGCCAGGCTTTTTTCATTGTTATAGGTAGGCACCAGAATACAGCACTTAAGAGCGTCAAATCTGGACTGATATACAGGTTGATTTTTCAAAACAGGCTAATCTTATCTCTGCAAAAGTACTTAATATTTAATCTGCTGAACTTTAAAAGTTGTCACTTTACAAGACGGAGTATACTGCGCTGAATTTAAGAGCTATAGCACCCCTGTGCTTAGCCACTCCTTTAAGTGAAATAGTAGAATCTTTTGTTTCAACAGAAGATTCCAAAAGCAAATTTTCATCCTCGTTGGGATTAACAACAGCCATAAATTTAATATTTGAAGCTGTCTTTAGCTGAAGTTTGGAATTAGAAAGACGCTCTGCTTCTTCCTTGAATAGCTGCATCAAAATTACACCAGGAGTCACTAAGTAAGTCAGGAAAATGTCCGTCGTAAAGATGATGTTGTTTATTTATTGCGAGTTCGGTAGTATAAACACCGGATGATTCAGTAGTATTTTTGACCGAATAAAAGTTTTGTAGTAGCATCTTCTCATCTTTCAGATAGAGCACTAAAATAGAGAGAATATTTTCAAAATATTAAAGAAGAGGACTAATTTTTGAAAACCCTGTAAATTACTGCTGAAAAACTGCCGGATCCAGTTTCGCATTAAGTGTTATATTCCTGAAGGTAATGTGCGTATAATCCCCATTTTCCTCCATTAGCTTAACAGAATCCACAAAATTTTCTCCGTTAAAAATCATAATGATCTCACTAAACATTTCCCTGACAGATTCATCCAGCGGAACAATTATGGCCTGTACATTTTTTCCGGAATTATAATAGGTAACTTTAAAGTTTTCAGGATCTTCTAATAGTTTTCCATTGACACTGCCGGAAATTAGGCTTACCAGTTTTCCAAATAATTTATTAGCCTTTAAGTTCGTTGAACTCTTGACGCCATCGTCATTTAGGAATAATTGATTTTCTTTAAAAAGGATATGATAATTATAGGGTTCATGGTATTCCCATTTAAGTACATCGGGTGTTTTATAGTATAGTTTTCCTTCACTTACAGCCTCATCCTTCATAAGCTGCATATACTTTACCTGATTAAAATCACTGGAAAGACTTTCCAGATTTTCTGCGTGCTTTGCGACTTCGGTTTTAAAAGATTTAATTTCCGCATCGGTAAGTTCTTTCTTTTGAGCTATAAGTATAGCAGGTAAAAGCAAGAGAAAAATTTTAATTATATGCATCTATCTGAAATAAGTCATCAACCCTTACAGGGTCAAAATTATTAGCTTTCAAAAATATCAACAATTGTTCCAATATTTCTACGGTTCTCTCCTTACTGTCGTGAAATAAAATGACATCCCCGGGCTTAATCCTGTTCAACACCCGCCTCACCACAATTTCTTCAGATTCTATAATGGCGTCGTAAGAACGCAAATTCCAACCAATCACTTTGTGCCCCGTAATGTCCAGGGCCTTTTGTGTCCTTGGATTAATGATTCCGAAGGGTGGCCTAAAAGTCGTGGGGGTAATTCCACCTGTTTCTTTCATTACCTGATCACACCTGCGGATCTCTTCGACAAGAGTTTCCACAGATAGGAATCCCATTTTGCGGGTATGGGTATAAGTATGATTTCCCACAAAGTGACCTTTTTTCAGGATAAGATTAAAAATTTCAGGATGCTCTTCTATGTTATTCCCAATGCAGAAAAAGCTGGCTTTTACCTTGTACTTGTCAAGGACTTCCAGGATTTTTAGCGTGTTTTCTACAGGTCCGTCGTCAAAAGTAAGAGCGATACGGTCCTCTTCCTCGTAAGGATTATTGTTATATGCCTGCACGAAAAAATTCAATTGGATATTTGTAGAAACGAAAAGCAGAAAACTTACATATCCCAGTATAAAACCTATTATCAACAGTCCGGGAATTAATTGTAAAGCAGAAAGCATAGCCGCTATAAGAAGAATGGCCAGTACTATTTTATTTAAAGTTTTAAAGCTCAATTGATCTTAAAAGTATAAAACTGTGGTTCTCTCCAAGGTATTGATTATAAATTAAAATTTCCCCTGGCTCCCCACCCGGAATTTCATTTATTTTTAAAACCGGGGGAATAAATTTATTTCTAAAGATATTACAAGCAAGAACAACAGCAAAACCTGTTGCCGTATCGTAGTCTCCACTTAAGTGTTTAAAAGCGAGTTGAGTTTTTTCTGAAAATAACTTATTCGACAACTCATCATAAAAATGATCAAACCGTATATCACCATTCTTTCCTACTATAACCACATCTATATCTGCTTAAGTGACCGATTATTCTTCAGAAGAAATTGCTGAATTTTTTCTGAAACAGTTTTAGGGTCTTCAGAATTTACCACTGAAACATCTACCAGTTCAGCATAAGAATTGGCTGTACTCTCAGCTGAAATCGTTAAAAAATGAGCACCTTCCGAGATTATAGTTCCGGGAGTACTACTGTTAAGAAGCTGAAGATTATCAATTGCTTCAGACTTTACCTGCCCGTCCAGCACCTGAAAAGAAGTAATTTTTTCTGAAATTTCATCTACCCCTCCAACAAGTACAGTATTTTCGGAATCTTCCTGAAGAAAAAGTAGGGAATCAATTAAAGCTGACTCAAGCGAAGCAGAGTTTTGGCTGTAGGTCATATTATAGCCTTTGCACGCAAGGTTCAGGGCAATTTGCCCACCGATTGTGTTATGCGTAGACTGAATAAATGAGGTTGGGGATAGAGTTTCCTCTTCCCTGTCCAGCATTTCCTGTAGAAATTTCTCCGTATCAATTTTA is part of the Antarcticibacterium sp. 1MA-6-2 genome and harbors:
- a CDS encoding C45 family peptidase, which produces MEDRPDISGIETIDTLRTKHNDSLYSIGKNTLLKNKYGIWELYIEGDALERGLVNGSLTRELMYKQEVAIMEKIESLVPAGGYQNFLSKVVAWFNREMYLHVPEEYKKEIYGVSRFAQHKYDSFAPPYVRSLYLHGAHDIGHALQDLMLVGCTSFAAWDQKTSDGKLLLGRNFDLYVSDEFAEEKIAAFVNPEQGHKFMMYTWGGMIGVVSGMNEKGLSVTINAGKSKIPLKAKSPVSLVAREILQYAATTEEAIQIAKNREVFVSEAIMLGSAAENKALVIEVAPGKFGVHEVDNSNHLICSNHFQSDTYKKDRRNQQAINESHTRYRFERMQELVNKNEVLNPGKAAAILRNTKGLQEEAIGLGNEKAINQLLAHHGILFKPSERKVWVSANPYQLGTFVAFDLEEAFSKFSEGRRESVVSEEDVIPADKFLDSQAFRNYREFRSLSEEVSRSIVKRETISEKNYLSCLR
- a CDS encoding beta-ketoacyl synthase chain length factor codes for the protein MKTKIYINGIGSISAQEIKELFEEKVIRYNQNIIPAVSPDFKKHIPAMQLRRMSKGIKMGLTAAKTALEDADVEVPDVVITGTGQGSKIDTEKFLQEMLDREEETLSPTSFIQSTHNTIGGQIALNLACKGYNMTYSQNSASLESALIDSLLFLQEDSENTVLVGGVDEISEKITSFQVLDGQVKSEAIDNLQLLNSSTPGTIISEGAHFLTISAESTANSYAELVDVSVVNSEDPKTVSEKIQQFLLKNNRSLKQI
- a CDS encoding polysaccharide deacetylase family protein yields the protein MSFKTLNKIVLAILLIAAMLSALQLIPGLLIIGFILGYVSFLLFVSTNIQLNFFVQAYNNNPYEEEDRIALTFDDGPVENTLKILEVLDKYKVKASFFCIGNNIEEHPEIFNLILKKGHFVGNHTYTHTRKMGFLSVETLVEEIRRCDQVMKETGGITPTTFRPPFGIINPRTQKALDITGHKVIGWNLRSYDAIIESEEIVVRRVLNRIKPGDVILFHDSKERTVEILEQLLIFLKANNFDPVRVDDLFQIDAYN
- a CDS encoding MMPL family transporter, which produces MFQIHNFLLRHKLLAVVALLCFIGAIVFLALKINLEEDIASLIPSGERQDVLRKVLDQTEFSDKLIITVSSTSEEPDPEEVTLYAQQFLDSLELQLPEYVEDVQGKVPEEGIREIYNFVYNNLPLFLNEDDYSEIEERLPRDSIKNLLEENYKTLISPTGLVTKDFIFKDPLSITSLGLQKLQELQVDEDFELYNNFLITKDHRHVLLFLSTALPASETEENALFIRKLDQIQQNLNQEFAKVEGDYFGGVLYSIANARQIKKDIQLTIGIAACILLFILIFYYRRLYVPLVLFLPVVIGGLTAVAALYLIKDTVSAISLGIGAILLGISIDYSLHILTHFKSNRNVGKLYREVTGPVLMSSFTTAIAFLCLLFVRSEALNDLGIFAAISVVVSSIFALILIPLLYKIPETIREKPTFIDKISSFSFHKNNPLVIIISLMFVIGLFTFTSVNFNSDLAELNYEPEEIKIKEQKVQQIAGRAAKSIYLVSYGNSIDEALENNNELYGELQELEEEGEISNFSSIGGVVLSTRTQLERITRWNEFWTEPTEQQVRKNLVRESDSFGFRAESFDSFYNLLSENFETLYLDDYRNISILYLDDFISSGENFATVTTSINVEPENLQQVIDRFDGRDNTVVIDRKQLNETFLGNLKNDFNRLIGYSLLAVFLMLLFFYRSIELTLLTLIPIGVTWVIALGLMAILKIDFNILNIIISTFIFGLGLDYSIFITNAFLKEYESSTKVLNTYRTSILLSVITTLLGIGALFFAKHPVLRSISVVSIIGILAAVSVAFVIQGFIFDRLFVKRKKEGRPPFSLSSLYYRSKFIGNENQLYFKKEVYDNYRYKKAFDEVKREFETDKERYLKIAEFLDEKDQVLHIHSGYGVLPVFLSYKSGATGITGYEPDPEKSEVAENTFRNTSNNLSFT
- a CDS encoding outer membrane lipoprotein carrier protein LolA: MLLPAILIAQKKELTDAEIKSFKTEVAKHAENLESLSSDFNQVKYMQLMKDEAVSEGKLYYKTPDVLKWEYHEPYNYHILFKENQLFLNDDGVKSSTNLKANKLFGKLVSLISGSVNGKLLEDPENFKVTYYNSGKNVQAIIVPLDESVREMFSEIIMIFNGENFVDSVKLMEENGDYTHITFRNITLNAKLDPAVFQQ
- a CDS encoding DUF2062 domain-containing protein — protein: MKNQPVYQSRFDALKCCILVPTYNNEKSLASVLRDLMLYTSNIIVVNDGSTDSTHNILKNFSDLNIYEYDQNRGKGAALNYGFKKAEDLGYAYAITIDSDGQHYPDDLDIFLSELESKEGDKEILLVGDRNMGRDGIPGKSTTGNKFSNFWYLVVTGINLRDTQSGYRLYPLKIVNPIKLYTNKFEYEIEIIVKAAWRGVDVKNVPIKVFYEDNRVTHFRPFWDVTRIVLLYMWFVLVSFFYIHPRNKYREFREKGFKRFWREDIIKSQELAHKKAAAVALGVFVGMSPFWGLHTLLVFLLAAAFKLNKVTAFLFSNISIPPLIPIIVYAGYQLGSLIKGKGFAWELRLSDFDSSAEVFSGLGQYLLGSFVLAGIVAFLLWIVFYFLFSVSNQKQVVKP